In the genome of Phragmites australis chromosome 9, lpPhrAust1.1, whole genome shotgun sequence, the window CAGAAGTTAGGAATGCATGCGACCTAATTTTTGTGTTAGACATCCACGAGTgagtcaatttttttaaaagaattttcGTTTCTTTACTGTTTTAATAGTTTCACTTCATAGTTTCCGTCACAAAGAGATTTATAAGGTTATTCATCTAAGATATAATTATCTCTCATTTCCCTTTACGAATTCATTCGAAATAAAGCTactaaagataaaaaaaaataaagagaacgagaataaaaaagagaatcaaGAAAAAACcgaaatatagaaaatatgattaaagatATCTTAGCCTGGCCATCTGAAAACAAGAGCCGGCCAAGAGAGGCCCACCGAGGGCATAGGCTCCGCATAAATTCTTGTTTTCAAGGACTACAGCGGACTTCACTAGATTTCAGCGAACTTAGTTCTTTTCTCTGAAATTGCAAAGACGCAATCATTGATATCCCCCTTCAAATTTTAGGTTGGGTCTGAAACTACAAAAACTCCCTCGAAAGAGTTCACCTACACTACCAAAGTGAACATATCATCACGCCAACACAAACACATATGTCTAGTTAAGCATCATGACTAATGCACAGCTACAACGTCTGACTAATGCACGACTAAGCATCATGAATACAGTGACGCCTGTCAACAGTCATGTTCTACACAATCTCCCTTGGCCGAGACAATGGGTCCTTGTATTCATGACTAATGCACGGCTACAACGTCTGTCCTCCACAAGGACCAGAAAAGCACGAAGAATTTGCAGAAGTTTCCTCCGCGCCGTCCTGAAAATGCAGTAAACTTCACTGGCGTCCTAAAAACTACACAACCGTGTGCCCTAAAAACTTCACGGTACCTGATTGAGATTTTGCGGAGCCGTGCAAGTTGAAACAACAATCATTAGATCGAGAAATGGGCGCCGATTTTGCAACGTTGGCAGTGAAAAGGAAGTTGCTTTCAGATTTGTTCTCGATCTTCAGAAGACGACACCGTTGTGAGACAAACATTCAGAGGATGACATTCCCGTCAGACGGTTGCAGCCAATTGTTTGAGCTGCCGTGCAGCAGTTGCTTGAAGCCTGTGTGCCACGGTTGGTTGTCGAAAGGGACATGTCTGATCGTTTATCTATTCCAAATCTCTTCCACGATATTAAGGCTCTGCTTTTGATTTTGGATTCTACCCTGTCCTAGAATCAAATGCTGAAATATATAGACTGATTATAGAAAGTgattataaaaatcaaaagcTGATTTTATAACTAAAATTCAAAAGCTAGTTTGAAGGTGTTTTTGCGAATTCTGAGTAATAATGTTTTGAGACTGACAACCaagtattatatatattatacattttaTTCACATCAAAAACTAATCTCATAATTAGTTTTTGGATATTCATATTCTAAAATCTGTTTTTTAACAAACAATCCTAGCAATGGTCCATGTGCTTATTTTCGAACAATAAATAATCTATGTGCCTGCCGTTCTTTGGCAGTTGCATATACGTGACGTGTCCTTCTTTCGACGAGTATCCAGTCCACGACCGTCCGATCGAGAAAGACCTTGCGGATCGGGCGGTCGGAGACGACCGTGACGGTTCGACGCGCGTGTTTTATCGACCGTGACTCGTGCTCGCTCGCCCACTTCGAACTTCccaagtcccccccccccccccacctacCGGCTACCGAGAAGCAGAAGCGCACGAGCCGCCCAAGAGCAAGCGACCTTGAATGGCCCGCGATGGCGGCAGCGGGTTACCGGCGGCGGAGCGGCGGAGAGTGGCGCTGCGTGTCCTTCTCGCCGGTGGAGagtcctcctcgtcctcgctgccgccggcggcggaggaggccgtGAGGCCGCCGAGCAAGGGGCTGCTGCGCGGGCTCGGGTgcacgtcggcggcggcggcccagGCCCACAATCCGGCCGCTGCGGCGGACTGGCGCGGGCTCGGGTGCACGTCGGTGGCGGCGTCCCAGGCTCACGCGCCAGCCGCTGCGGTGGACGCCGCGCGGTCTTCGGCGGACTGGCGCGGGAGGCGACggaggaaggggaaggagaggCGGAAGGCGAGGGGCGGAGGAAGCGGCGTTGTGAGTGGTGGGGGGATGGGCGGGGACGTGTGGTATACTCCGGGGATACCGTTCGCCGCCGAGGCGTCGTCGGTGGATTGCGTGGTGGCGCCGCACCAGCCGACGGTGGTTACGCGCCGCCACGCCCATGCAGAGAGGCCGCGCAGAGAggtatgctgctgctgcttatTTGCATCTGTTTGTACTAAAAATGTTCATATCTTGTGAGGATTTCTTGTCTCTGTGTGGTCAAGTTTAGTCAATTTTGATGCTTCGTCTTTCCAAATCTTTAATTTCTTGCTGCAAATCCAGCATTGTactagtttttttcttcttcatcaaccCAAGCGAATCTCTGTCGCGCACTGCCGAATTGACCAATGATTGCTCGGTGACAGAGGCCCGGCGCACCTCCGGCTAGGAGGGTCACCATGCGGGAGCACATGTCCTCGTCTCCCATGAATTCACCGCCACAGCATGGCATGCCGTTCATTGATGCCGACCGTATACCTTCTGCCCGCAACCGACATATGAGTGGGCTCCGGCACTCTCGCGCACGGCTTGAGGAAGAGGTACAATGCAATTATGCATCATCTGTTCACTTCTGCCCGTTGTGTCGTGTATTTGCGTATGGACTTCACCATTGGAACTTTGCAAATTACAATTTTACAATGTGATATTGTACTTAGAGCCTTATTGTGTGAAAGGTTGGTCCTGCATAATGACCACTTCATAGGGAAGACTTTCATAGGTAACTAACGGTATGTGCTGATTTGGCTCATTTTGTTAGTTGAGTGTGTCACATGAATATCATCCTTTTGAAATATCGAGTGTCTAAAATGTGTCTTTCAGTTAGACATTCAATATCTAAGAGGTTGCAGTTCCGGAAGTGTGTAGCACCTCGTGTTATCTACTTCGCAGTAATGTACTCATTTTTATTTAGGGCACTGCAACAGATATGAAGGGGGCACAAGAGGGCCTTTGAGTGTAGACGCAGAATCCCCTTCCTTTCCTTCTTAAATCCACAAGTGCCTAATCATTGTGCTGAACTGAAAAACCATTTGGTCGATTCTTTTGCTTCACTACCATGTTGCTGAAATGATGGTTGATCTGTTGTTTATCGTGTGTTTTAGAACAGGCCAGGGGCAATGATTATTGTTTAAGTGGGTTCGATAGGTATTAAGTACTATGAACTGAAATGCTAGTACAGAGCAAAACACTCACTTATTGTATGAATAAACTTTGTCCTCAGTGGAAGGTGGCCTTTGGTGGTAGATTTAGTGTTGCAGTTTCTGATCAAATTACTCTCTAATTTGTGAAATGATTTAACAGTATTATTTTCATGCCACTTTAGTCATAATCAGCTTGGgaactatatatatttgttttataCTTGAGATTGGCGCCTGTCCATTGATGACCTCAAGTTCATTCTCAGCCATACATGAGCGCTCTAGATCCTGTAGTAGTCCTTTTTTTGCAGTGGTTCTATAGTAGTCTGTTAATGTATTTAGTCAGGATGTGCTTTGTCCAAACACTATTAACTCATGTTTTCTGCTTGAGTTTTCAAATACTCTCATTTTCAACTTGCAGATGATGATGTTTCGAGCAAGGCTATTATTGGGAAGAATGGGTATGTATGACCAGTATCAGGATTGGCGCCTTGATGTTGATAACATGACATACGAGGTACCCTCCCGCTGCATATCATGCAAAAGAACAAAGTTTGCACGGTCATCATCACTCACTATATCATTTGACAGGAACTGCTAGATCTTGAGGACCGGATTGGCTATGTAAGTACAGGGTTGCGCGAGGATGAGATCATTCGAAGCCTTAGGATGGTCAAATACTCGGCACTAAACTACAAGCATTTTTCAACAGAAATGGATAAGAGATGTAGCATTTGTCAAGTATGTTCCTTGTAGTTTCTCTGTAGTCACTCCCTTGTCTCTTCACATCGTGATGTGATTGTGATGCTTAGCTACCCATTCCATTTCATGTTCCAGGAAGAGTTTGAAACAAACGAGGAAGCTGGGAAGCTCAATTGCGGCCACAGCTACCATGTGCATTGCATAAAGCAGTGGCTCTCCCGGAAGAACGCCTGCCCGGTTTGCAAGACCACTGTCTCAAAGACCTGAAGGCTCTACACGATACCACACTTAAttgggttgaaatgtgaagagtATGTGTTCTTCTGTGTTGCTGTACAGCCATCCGCATATTTGAATGTACAAACACAGGATCCAAGACTTTATTTGCAAATAGAAATTACACGTTCTTCACATGGTCCATCGAGTATCCGGTACTGGATCAATGCATGACAGTCGGACCTTCATGAAGTTCCTAAATGATTTCTTCTGATGGCTGTTCAGAGATTCGCTGCATCTGTTGTTCATTTTAACCGCTTCTCTTCCGGCAGACCAGCACCATGGCGATGTCATTCCAATTGATATTGAGTTGCGTTAAGAGATCATAGTGCACGCATTAGGATTTCGCATTTTCGCGACTTGATTTCTAACCCACATCCAAATGGGCCTGCGTTCATAGCGAGGAGTTGGGATGCCGAGTAGAAGAAACCCGCGAGAACTGGAGGAAACCAACGGTGAGTCGGCGATGGTGCGTGCAGTGCAGGGCAGCAGGCGAACTGGCGAAGCGGGATGTGCATGGTGGAAAGTGGCGGGCTGGTTGCCAGGCGCCAGCGACGCATGGGCGCACTGATGTGATGAGACTGCAGGATGCGGTGGGTGTGGACCACGTGAGCGCGCCTGGTCACTGGCGGCGCACGGCTGCAACCTGCCGGAGTCCAATTTCTTTTCTGCGGCATGCCGCACCCGGCACGGACCGGGCGGGACTTGTGTGGAGTGTTTACTTTAGTTTGAGGAGCAGAGGCAGCGATGGATCATCCGATTCAAGCTTCGAACTTAACCAACTAAACACTCTTCGAACTTAACCAACTCGTTTTGTTCGAACAACTTGATCCTGCTTACGAGGGATGTGGTGGTTAAGCGGATGGAGCTAGGTAGAGCTAGGGTGGGGCGTTGGCACtatgttaaataaaaaatttagtaaTAACCGTCTTATTTTGACTATATGTGCATTAGGATAAATTAAACTCTAGGATCAATATTACTTTGGATTGTGTATTTGTTACCACTATCATTTAAGTTCTGGCTCGTAAGTAATTAACTAATGTAATATTAGGAATAATATGATTGTATTAAAATCCATAGGATGACCTCACGAATGGACCATTTCTCAAACCAGATACCCCATTGGTAGTCTTGGCCTCTTGGGCATGCGGCATCTGGCAACTCGCGGCCGGCGCTCGGCACACTGGCCATCAGGGGCCGACGTCTCACTCGGTAGTCAGTCTCAGTCCTGCACGCCTGCGCGCGGCATAAGTCCTAGCGTCTCAGGTAAGACCATCTTCAACTGTTTTTTTAACCCTTTTTTTAAGGATCTAGAATCCTTTTATGAAacgatttttatttttttcagcgTTCTAATAGTGTAGTTTTACAGTTCTCGTCATACAAAGATTTCAATATCATTCTCTTCAAGATGAGATTATTTCTCATTTCTTTTTATAAATCACTTTCAAAAAATACTGttaaagatgagaaaaaataaaaaaataagaacgaGAATGATAATCgagaaaagaacaaaataaaaaaaaaatatgattgaaGGTGATCAAAGAGTATACGGGTCATAAGCCCGTGCATTCTTCAAATCAAGCCCATCGACATCTCTTTGCAATCTGCTGGCTACAATTTTCCAAATGAAACATGAGGATCATATGCTACATTACAAGTGGAGAAAAGCAAGCAACCTTGTGCGGCATTTCCTGCAGCTCAGCTCAGACCCCTACACCTTCCCGCGATAAGCTTCAGGTACTTCGGTATCAAtgccctcctcttcttcttgatGCTGAACGACGGTGACCTCGTCTTCCGCGCCATTGACGATGACAGTGTCCTTGCCTGACCCGACGCCGCCGGCACCTCGCTCTCTCTGGGCGCCGGTGGCCTCCGCGTCTCGCTGCTGCGGGCCATCGCGCGGCTCATGCCCCGTTGCGCGATGACCACCCGCGGTCTCCGCTTGCCCGGCCATCGTTTCACCAATTTCCCTCTCGATCGCCTCCGCACGCATCGCCATCTCCTTCTCGCCGGCGCGCAGCGCCTCCACCCAGGCCTGTGCGGCTGACACCTTCTTCTCGGCGACCGCTCGGACGACATCGGCGCGGCCGGTCAGGTACTCGTACTCGAACCTGGGGATCGTCGCGTTGCCGGACCTCTGCGACGTCACGGCCGCCCTGGCCAGCATCGCGCTGTCAACCACGGCCTTCAACTTCTCCGTCGCTGCGGCCTCAGATGCCCTCGCCGCTTCGAGCTCCCTCACCGACTCCCGGACCCTTTGCTCGGCCGCGGCGATCTCGGCGCTGACGTTCTCGGCGTCTTCTCTGACGCACCGGTTCTCCAGCTCCGTCAGCGCCTTCTCCTTCTCCGCCACCTCGGTTTCCTCGCCCAGCTGCTTCAGCGCCGCAGATAGCTCGGCGAGCATCGCCTCGGCACTCTCATCGGCGGCCGTGGCGGCCTCCAGCCGGGACCTGGCCCTGAACAGCTTGGCGTCCAGCTGCTGCACCTGCGCGCTGGCCTTCTTCTCCTGCTCCTTGagccggctgatctcctcggcgACCCGCGCCGTCTCCTTGCGCGTGCGTTCGATGGAGTTCACGAACCGGAGTCCCTCTTCTTTGATGCACTCCAGCTCTATCCTCGCTGAATGCAGCTCGGCTTCTGCAGCCTGCAGCGATGAATCATCGTGTTGCGTGATCGTCAGTGCCCACTCGTCGTTCTCGACGTGATCCGTCTCCGTTGCTGGCACCATCGCCATCTCGGCGTCCCGGAGTCCCACATCGGAGCTGCTCGCCGTGGCGAACCTCTCTTCAGTGTCACTCTCGCTGCTCGTATCTCTGTGGAGCCCCTTGGCGCGCGTCCGCGTGGCCTGCATCTGCATGCCCTTGCCGAATCCGCCGGCCTCGGCGAGCTCTGCTATGGCGCGATCTTCGTTTGCCTCGCCGGCCTCGCGCTTCCCGCTGTCAGGGACACGCGAATCAGAGCTCATCACCCTGAGCGTTGGAGTCTCCGCGTCTCTCTCGGCTTTGGCCTTGGCCTCTGTCGCAGActtcacctcgcgcagcagcttCCGGATCTCCCTCTTGACGCGGTCCAGCTCCTGCATCACCTCGACGTACAGCGTGTTGATCTCCTGAGGATGATCGACGCCGGGTGCCTCGACGTCGGCGAGGCCTTTCTTTCTTCCGCTGCCGCTTGCGCGCGTTCCTTGGAGCTCCCATctgtgagacctcgccttggcaCTGGTCTGCTCGATCTGTCGCTCCAGCTCCTTAGCCATGGTTCTTGTCCTTGATAGCTCGGACTCGGCACGGGTTTGCTCTCGCTCCGCAACGGCCCTGCGTTGATGCAGCCTGTCCATGCTGGGTTTCACCGGTTGTTCGATCTCAGGTGACAAATTCTGCACGCGCCATGGTAGATGTCAAACACAACAGAACAGAACAAA includes:
- the LOC133929349 gene encoding uncharacterized protein LOC133929349, producing the protein MARDGGSGLPAAERRRVALRVLLAGGESSSSSLPPAAEEAVRPPSKGLLRGLGCTSAAAAQAHNPAAAADWRGLGCTSVAASQAHAPAAAVDAARSSADWRGRRRRKGKERRKARGGGSGVVSGGGMGGDVWYTPGIPFAAEASSVDCVVAPHQPTVVTRRHAHAERPRRERPGAPPARRVTMREHMSSSPMNSPPQHGMPFIDADRIPSARNRHMSGLRHSRARLEEEMMMFRARLLLGRMGMYDQYQDWRLDVDNMTYEELLDLEDRIGYVSTGLREDEIIRSLRMVKYSALNYKHFSTEMDKRCSICQEEFETNEEAGKLNCGHSYHVHCIKQWLSRKNACPVCKTTVSKT
- the LOC133929350 gene encoding protein PLASTID MOVEMENT IMPAIRED 2-like, with the protein product MESTMDRNSVESRLGDAMSIFGQGIDVRRPGRSRRRATQKNLSPEIEQPVKPSMDRLHQRRAVAEREQTRAESELSRTRTMAKELERQIEQTSAKARSHRWELQGTRASGSGRKKGLADVEAPGVDHPQEINTLYVEVMQELDRVKREIRKLLREVKSATEAKAKAERDAETPTLRVMSSDSRVPDSGKREAGEANEDRAIAELAEAGGFGKGMQMQATRTRAKGLHRDTSSESDTEERFATASSSDVGLRDAEMAMVPATETDHVENDEWALTITQHDDSSLQAAEAELHSARIELECIKEEGLRFVNSIERTRKETARVAEEISRLKEQEKKASAQVQQLDAKLFRARSRLEAATAADESAEAMLAELSAALKQLGEETEVAEKEKALTELENRCVREDAENVSAEIAAAEQRVRESVRELEAARASEAAATEKLKAVVDSAMLARAAVTSQRSGNATIPRFEYEYLTGRADVVRAVAEKKVSAAQAWVEALRAGEKEMAMRAEAIEREIGETMAGQAETAGGHRATGHEPRDGPQQRDAEATGAQRERGAGGVGSGKDTVIVNGAEDEVTVVQHQEEEEGIDTEVPEAYRGKV